Below is a window of Acidimicrobiales bacterium DNA.
CTCGGACCCCTGCACGTGTCGATCCACGCCACCGACCCCGAGGTGCGCACCGCCATGCTGCGCAACCGCCGGGGCGCCACGAGCCTGCGCTGGTTGCGGGCCCTGCTCGACCACGGCATCGAGGTGCACGGTCAGATCGTCGTCTGCCCCGACCGCAACGACGGGGAGGTCCTGGACGACACCCTCGCCGGCATCCTCGACCGCTTCCCCGAGCTCGCCACGGTGTGCGTGGTGCCGCTCGGGGTGAGCCGCCACAACCCGGAGGCGACGATGCGCGCCCACACCGTCGACGAGGCGCGAGCCGTGCTCGCCGCGGTGCACGACTGGCAGGACGTCTTCCGCCACACGCTCGGCCGGCGCCTGGTCTTCGCCGCCGACGAGTACTACCTGCTCGCCGGCGAGCCCTTCCCGCCGGCGGACGCCTACGAGGGCTTCCCGATGCACGAGGACGGCGTGGGCATGGCCCGCACCTTCGAGTTGGAGTTCCGGGGTCTCGTCGACGAGCCGACGGGGGTGGCCACCGGGTTCTTCAGCTGGGTCGACGGGGCGCCGCCCGAGGGCTATCGGGCCCCCCGCTCCGGGGGGTCCGCCCCGGCGGCCGCGGCAACGGTCGGCGGCGCCAGCGTGGTGCTCCGGCCGCCGCGGCGGGCGCCCGTCGGGGTGCTCACCGGCACCTACGGCGCCCAGGTGCTCGGTCCGCTGCTCGCCGACCTGGGCCGCGACGACGTCCGGGTGGTGACCGTCGAGAACCACTTCTTCGGGGGCAACACCGGTGTGGCGGGCCTCATGGTGGGCGCCGACCTGGCCCGCGTGCTCGCCCAGGAGCCTGTCGGGCACCGGTACCTCCTGCCCGACGTGTGCCTCTCCCAGGGCCGGTTCCTCGACGGGCTCACGCCGGACGACCTGCCCCGGGCGGTCGAGATCGTGGCCACCGACGGGATCGCCCTGCGGGTCGCGTTGGAGCCCCGATGACCGACATGCCCCTCGACGAGCAGTCCGCCCCCGAGCCGGCCGACGAGGTCGACACCTTCGCCGACCCCTACGACGACGTCGACGACGTCGTCGGGGAGGACGCCGAGGCGCCCGCTCCGGTGCCGGTCGTCGCCGAGCTCCCCTCGGTCGCGGTCGTCGGCCGCCCCAACGTCGGGAAGTCCACCCTGTTCAACCGCATCGTCGGCCGCCGCGAGGCGATCGTCGAGGAGAAGCCCGGCGTCACCCGTGACCGCAAGGAGGTCGTGGCCGAGTGGCAGGGCCGGGAGTTCCGCCTGATCGACACCGGCGGGTGGCTGCCCGGCGGCGACGACCTCGACGAGAAGGTCTCCCGCCAGTCCGAGCGGGCGATCGCCGACG
It encodes the following:
- a CDS encoding DUF512 domain-containing protein, with the protein product MSAPRVVAVAPGSPAARVGLQPGDEILALNGEVPRDVIAYQLLADEADLVLDVARGGLGLQLEVVKGDGEPLGAEVHSALFDQVRTCDNHCEFCFIYQLPPGLRESLYLKDDDYRLSFLYGNFTTLTRFTEADLERVVTERLGPLHVSIHATDPEVRTAMLRNRRGATSLRWLRALLDHGIEVHGQIVVCPDRNDGEVLDDTLAGILDRFPELATVCVVPLGVSRHNPEATMRAHTVDEARAVLAAVHDWQDVFRHTLGRRLVFAADEYYLLAGEPFPPADAYEGFPMHEDGVGMARTFELEFRGLVDEPTGVATGFFSWVDGAPPEGYRAPRSGGSAPAAAATVGGASVVLRPPRRAPVGVLTGTYGAQVLGPLLADLGRDDVRVVTVENHFFGGNTGVAGLMVGADLARVLAQEPVGHRYLLPDVCLSQGRFLDGLTPDDLPRAVEIVATDGIALRVALEPR